The Augochlora pura isolate Apur16 chromosome 4, APUR_v2.2.1, whole genome shotgun sequence genome segment CAGTTATTAGCATTTGctttatcttctttttttttctacattCATGTCACTACAGTATAATTAAAGACGAACGTACGCGTGAGAAGCTCCGGCGCTGAGGTGAAAGTCGATACTTTCAcaggtaaaaatatttcgcgctTTTGACAGACTACTATACGGATTTATTTGGAGAGAAATAGACAGTTCAATgactcgattaaaaatataacttgtGAAGagtttttaatacaatttacgATGGCTTATACCGGTACTTtccaaattctattttatcaatttgcAATATGTCTCGAAAATTTTCAACagttcttttttaatgaaatattgggACTGTCTATTTCTTTTGTAGTCactttagattttttttttattagttcaTACTGATGTTTAGAATTTTCgtagaattttgtttcgttgAAAGGTTTTGAATTTCTGCATTTTTTCGAAGATACTTCTCGATTTATGATGGCTTCCGATtcgatatttcgaaaatgGCAGTCAAAGGAcgataaattgaacaaattgagCAAATTTGTCAGGAAACGGATACCAATTGTTCGCTGGTTGCCGACATATAACTCggacaaatttttaaacgatgcTATCGCTGGAATCACTGTCGGTCTTACTGTCATGCCGCAGGGGCTCGCGTATGCGACTTTAGCGGGCTTAGAACCACAGGTATCACGCATAATTCTTTTGCTGTTATTTCGCTTCTATGCGATCGTTCATTActtatagatttataaaattacagtatGGTCTCTATTCTGCATTTGTGGGAGCAATggtatacataatatttgGATCATGCAAGGATATCACAATTGGACCAACCGCACTTATGGCATTGATGACGCACGAATATGTGCAGGGTAAAAATGCCGATTTTGCAATACTACTTGCATTTCTATGCGGGTGTTTGCAAATTTTGATGGCTTTCCTACGTTTAGGTAATATTGAATAGCAAGCAaatcattacaaaattcaacCAATACACTGTACTAATTAATTTGCACAATTTCGCAGGAGTACTTATAGATTTCATATCGATACCAGTCACAGTTGGTTTCACGTCAGCCACATCCGTTATAATTGTGACTTCACAGCTCAAAGGACTTTTGGGATTGAAGATCTCCTCTCAAGGATTTTTAGATACTGTCGCCAAAgtgttcaaaaatattcatgaaacTAATCTGTGGGATACTGCAATGAGTATCAGTtgtattattatcttattagtATTTAGGGTAATTCATATTGTTATCTCTCAACtataatctaatttattacAGAGTTGAAGGCCTTAATTATATGTTTGTTATCTTGCAGAAAATGAAAGACGTTAAATTTGGCTACGATAATCAGAAACCGAACGATTATCAGAGGattttgacaaaaatgatATGGCTGATATCTACAGCTAGAAACGCTATTGTCGTCATTGTTTGTTCCGCTATTGCATATAAATTGAACTCGGAAGAGACTGGTTCTCCATTTATTCTCACCGGCACTGTAAGATCTGGTCTTCCACATATTAAATGGCCACCGTTCTCCACACAGATTGGAAATCGCACGTTAAGTTTTCCTGAAATGTGCTCGGAATTGGGCGCGTCTATAGCATTGGTTCCCATAATCGGTGTTCTTGGCAACGTGGCAATAGCAAAAGCGTTTGCAAATGGTAACAAGGTGGATGCCACTCAAGAATTAATTGCGCTGGGTATCTGCAATGTGCTTGGATCTTGTACAAGCTCTATGCCAGTTACTGGCTCATTTAGTAGGTCTGCAGTAAATCATGCTAGCTCCGTGCAAACGCCGATGGGTGGGTTGCATACAggaatattgatattattagcTCTCAGTTTCTTAACGCCATACTTTTACTATATACCGAAGGGTAAGACGACAATCTTTTTGCTTATGCACGCTCTTCCATTAAGATGTCACGTCTAACGGAACATATTATGTTCTCAGCTTCCTTGTCAGCAGTTATTATCTGTGCAGTGATATACATGATTGAGTATCAAGTTGTGATGTTGATATGGAAAACTAGCAAAAAGGATCTCATTCCAATGTTtgtcacatttttattctgtctCCTTATTGGAGTAGAATACGGAATACTCATGGGTGTAGGGACGAATCtcatattcttattatatcCCTCTGCACGACCAACAATACACGTTGATAAATGTACCGTGAGTAGCGTTTTATAATTGGGAATGTATTACGTAATTTTAGACGACTTAAGAATaactttcaaattatatttagactATCTCCGGAGCTGATTATCTTCTGGTCACGCCAGGAAACAGCCTTTACTTTCCTGCGgttgatttcattaaaaagtcaGTTGGAAATGCGGGAATAAAGCAGGGCTCGTGTCAAGTCCCGGTAGTTGTTGATTGCAGGTACATGTTGGGAGCAGATTTTACAGCTGCCGaggtacatatttatatttagaaaatttgcgAACTAGGGAGCATGCTCTGATACGATTGTAATATATTCTCGCAGGGAATCGCTAAATTGATCAATGAGTTTAACAATCGGAAACAAGGACTCTACTTTTACAATCCACGAACGGATGTTGTTGCAGTATTGAAGGGAATATGTGGCGATGAGTTTCAATACATTTCTACTCAAGAGGAATTATCGTATTTACTATCATCGCACCAAGGTTTtaaagattaattatatttagcaaCTTGCGTTATTAAATCCacattttatactattatatttgtgCTCGTATTTCAGAGAAAACGTCACAACAACTTGTGGAAATCATACGTGACAAATCGAACGAATCACCGACTCTAGGTAGCCTTGAAGTGACCCACCGAAATGGACGTTCATGTTACGAACTTAGCGAAGTTACGACCACTTTGTTGCATGCTACAGccagttaaaaaaaaaacgaagcaTCAGTGTTGTTATCATTGTCAAAggtttaattcaatatttttctatcgacTGAAAATGTTACGTGTGCCTTTGACGATACAaagcatatattttatagcagAAATTTCTCGCATGTTTTTCAGTATTAAGTgaacttttttaatactttaaataatttatttattataacgcAAGTTACTAGGAAAATTACCggtaatatgtatatgtaaattttttgtGTACATAAAACCTATACTGTTGTATCTCTCCTTTTCTATGTATTTGTTGTATTAATCGGAAATAAATACGATGATATAATTGTAGTTTTACTTATCAGGAGTGgcttttgaatattatttcgctgTAACGATAAgggtaacaattttattcaaatgaagaACATAATTACAGGTTTGCTTCGCGAATACATTAGTTATAATAAGTTAGAAAAAGAGGTTGGACCTAACAATAATGATTACAACGATGATAACTCGTGTACTTATTTCGTAGTCATTGCCGCTTCCTGGCTTATGTTCTGtacacttttttttatctgcgCGTTCATACTAAATTACAGATCTTTGCTGAAACGCGATATAATTACAGGTCTGTAATTACATATGGTGAAACATAATATTGCACAATTCATCAAAAACGTGACAGTCCATCACCGTACACCTATCTTCATATCGAGAATGACACGTTCACCGTAGTTATCAGAAATATACAGAGTGACCCcgaaatagtaaattaaacaattctctCTGAAAATATacaacgttttttttttagatcgacatacaatttttataaaatctgtaattattatcactGTCGTACCTTCCTCTAGAATAGAACAAATTATCGTGGCACACAATAAATCATTCTCGGATCTGTCTCATTCGACAGTTAAATGAAACGATTAGAAAATTAGCATTCGTTTGAACGTCACCCCATATTTTTAGTGTCGAATTCTTGTGTATAATACTTACAATCACTGCACCCCTTGTCGCGATAAGCGGAGCGATCTAAACTATATACTtgaatttcattgtttcataCACGATAAGACGCGACGCGGATATCTAAAGAGCTGAACGAATGTCGTTCGTAAGACTTTTGTATTTAATctgtatacaaaaatatatctcaTTCTTTGAAATCTGTTTCCGAGAACACTAGAAATCTACACGGACCTACTTTCAATAGAGCCCTGACACGACGTCCGTGACTTTTCCGCGGTTTCCGGTCGCTGACGAGGTCGTGTTTCTCCTTCCGACGGGGCTATCCTTGATCTGTTGGTTTCCGGAGTATTTGCCGGCGTTGAACCGATTCTTACCGAGGCCGAAAGTATCGTAAGTTCGGCCAGCAAAAATCCCGGAATCGTTCGGCCTGCTCGTGAACCGATTCCCGATGTTCTCGTGCTGGCTGTACGAGTTGTTCTTGGGTCCGTTCTTGCCCATGATCATGGGCGCGCTGTCGAAATCCAAATCGTTCCTCTTGGCGGAATTCAATTCGTTTTGACAATTCCACTCGCGGTTCCTCTGCTCCTCGTACAGCTCGTCGCTCCTGAGCTGTTTATTGTTCACGCTGACATTATAAAACTCGTCGTTCTTCAGGTGTTTGTTCCTGGACTCCTCTTTCCTGTTTTTCCCGTCTACATCGTAGCAGTTTCTCGTGTCTTCGAATTTGTTGGACTTGGACCTGATCACCTGCCTCTCCTCCCGAGACTTCTTGGTCTTCTGGTGTTTGCCCGATCTCCATTGGCTCTTCTCCTCCGTGATGACGATGTCCACCATCGAATCGAGTCCCTCGTCGATTCTATCCAAGGACTTGGTCAGCAAGTTGGGCGACTTTGGAGCCTCTATAGAAGTTGGTTTCCGTGTCAGCAGTGGTTCCAAATTGAAATCCGTGACGTAGAACAACCCGCTGTCGCTACCACCACGGGACGAACACTGCTCCTTCTTGGCCACGTGTGACACATGGTGGAAGGACTCTGACCTGCGCATCCTGTTTCTCGAGCTGTCCTCGAAGAACTGGTGCTCCTGCTTGCTGAGGTTCTCGGAGCTGCCCGGCCTCCCGTAACTCTGCAGACTTCGATGCTCGTCGAACGAGTTTAGACTCTCGAACTTCCTGATGTGGCTCTCGACTCGGCTCCTTCCGGACCTCCTTGACCTTGGACTCGAGGCGCTGGACTCGAGATAGTCGTGGCTGGTGGACCTGCGAAGCAATTTCCTCTTCTCCACCTCGCTCCTGTACTTCGAGTTGTGCCTCTGTACGAACCCATCCTGCCTGGACTTGGACTCGTTCTTTGCTCTGCACGAGCTTTCGTAATTCCTGATCGTCTTCTTGTCCTTCTCGCCTTCGTCGAAGTGTCGCAGATCGTCGTAGCTCTTCTTCAATTTCCCGTCATGCTCGTCGTCTATATTCCTCGATTGTTTCGGGAAGTGGTTACTGTTGGTGTTCCTGATCTGCTCCTCGTACGTCTGATTCTTCCCGTTGTACTTCAGCCTCGAAGCACTGAGCAGAGAGTCGCTGCCGTCCCCTAACGTTTCCTCTTCGATCTCTTCGTCGTGAGAGTTGTAGGTTTCCTCGTGGTCCGGGAAGTCGCAGTGTCTGACCGCCATGATGGTGGACAGACAAGGCGGCGATCTCCTCGGAGGCTGAGGATGCAGGATCGTCGGGACTATGGCGTCCTCTATATCCGGCCCCTTAATCACTATCTTCACGCTGCCGTCCACCGACGATTTAGAGATTCTCCTCGCATCAGCGTGCAGCCTTCGGTTGCTGCCCGAGTCCGTGCTGTAATCCCGATCGTTCCCGAAGTAGGTCACCTGCTCGCCCTTCGTCATACTCTGGGAAACGACGGACCCCGGATTGGACTTCGAAATCTTCACATCGGACTGCTGGTCCCTCTTCAGGACCCTGTCCAGCAAGAACGACTCCGAGCTCCTGAACGCCTGGTCCTTGGAGGTAGCCTGAGAGATCCTCTCCTTCTCCTCGCGATTCTTGTCGCCGAACTCCTGCTCGGCGTCCTTCACGATGATCCTAAGCTCCTCGATCACGTCGTCGATGGTGGTCTCCTGGTCGTTGTCCGGCGACGTGCTGTGCTTCTGATGGCTGCGCATCTGGTGTTTACCGTTCTCAGGGCTGCTGGATCTCTCGGACGAGCTGATGCCCTCGTCCTCCGCGTTCGAGGACACTTTCGGCGACTGCTTCGTCCCGAGCACCGTCACCTTCTCACGGTCCTCCCGGTTGTAGCTGTTCAGCTTCTCGACTTGGAGCTGCTGCAGCTCCGCTTGCAGGGCCGAAACCTTTTTGCTAAGAATTCTACAAGTTTCCTCGGCACGTACCACACGTCTCTGCAACGTGTCCACGTCGACGCAGTTGTGCGTCCACTTCTGGACCTCCTTGTGCAGTAGCTCGTTCAGGGCGTCCTCCTCCCTGCCGTCCAGCTCTTTCAGCCATTCTTGAAGGACCTGCGGCTCTAGGCCAGCTTCGCAGGCTTCGGCCTGTGTCGCAAGAGAAATCGATCGTTACCACCAAACAATCAGCCGATCGATCCAAGTTTAAAGCTAAGTTTCTCGGAGTCGTCTAGTTACGGGCACGGCGGAGCGTTCGATGCTCGCTACACTCACCTGAATGTACAACCTGGTCTGGGTCCGTGGTGCAGACTTGAGGAAAGCATTGAGGAAGGAGACTCCTGCGACTCTCAGGGCAATCGCTGCTCTGGGAGCCAGGAGGGCGCCGGCGAGGAAACGGAACCTACCGCCCTCGCCGTACTTCAGCCTCAAAGTGGAGACCGCTTCGGAGACAGCCGCGTGGCCACCCGGAGCCTGGCAGACCTTCGTCAGTAGCTGGAACATAATAATGAATTCGTGCAAGGGAGAGCCGCGCGGAGACGGGGGGGATTTTCATGGCGGTCCGGCCGCCCGGCAGTTAATGCCCGTCAACAGTTCCTCCCGGCCGAGCGAAGATAACGATCTCTTTATTCTCATTACATccatccccctccccctcccccacccctcccccgtcTCGCGAGGCTCTGGCAGGTTTCTGTGATCACGTGCCGTGGAAGTAATTACCCCAGTTCGGTTAGTCCCAACGTCTTCTGATCGTAACCGCGATGCCTGCGTACCTGCGCGCTTGCCCCGGCAAATGGGAAAACGCGAGAGAACGGAGAAAGAGGGGGGGAAGGAGGAGTAAGCGAAGGAGAAGAAGCCACGGAGAGCGCGCATGAGTTTGCAAATGAAGCTGGCCGAATAACGTTCGGATAGATGATAAAAACTGGTTCCGAGGATGGACACTCTCGAAATAACGGGGCCCAACGGCGGAGGCCGTCGAGCGGACCGAGTCCGCCGGGGACGCGGGTTTACGAGCCACCGAATGGGTCAGACGTATCCCGGGATCCACCGCGATCGACAAACTTGCCGGGCTGACCCACAATCTTCCGCCGCTCGTATCGTTTCGAGGACTCTTTAATTAACCGTTCCGTTTACAGTTCGAAAATACGAACATTTCCAGCGGAACGGAAAAATAACGCGGGATCCGTTTCATCTTCCCGAACGTTGCCGAGGAGACGACTGAAGGTCACCGAATGTTTTCGATCATCGCGGTATCGAATTTTTCTCTAATTTATTGGAACGCGCTTTGTGACGCGAGACTCATGGACGCGTCGCGACCGCGGAATCTCGTGTAAATAAGCACGGTGttctctaattaatttttcgacgcGATCGGAACGTTACGCAACACGTTTACGCGGTAGCGAAGCTATTAACGTTATTACGAACGAGGTGGGAAGCGATAGACGACCGGATAAAACCGGTGGCCAGGGTGCTATCGGTACAGATTTAATCGTTTTAGCcgtgcaaaaaaaaaaggaaaaaaacaataaataagcGTTAAATTCGATCGCATATCGGAGCCGATGCGAACGATAAAACCGCGATAACGCGGCTATGCGAGAGGATGGTACGTTTCCACCGTGATTCGTCGCGTATTCCCTGGGACAAGCTTAAGCGGCGAGCGTATTCGCGCGGGGACAGGTTTCCTTTTTTTGATTAACAGTACCGGGCCGCTCGGAACGGAAGTGACGATTGTTGTTACCTGAAGAGCTAGAACCCGGGACCGGTTCAAGCTACTGGTCAGACAGACGGCCAGCGCGAGAAGGCCTGGCTGGGCTTGCACCAGGAGCCTCGGCGCATCGGTGCATCGTTCGGCGCAGGCTGCCAGACACTCGACGCATCCAAGCTCGTCCAGTGCTGCTCTTCTGGTGCCGACACGCGGGCCCGTGTGACCGGAAGAGGGTGGAGAACTTTGAGCCAGCTGAACACCCCGGAGGGTCTCCAACAGCAGCGTGATCCCGTCGGCGGGGGGCGAGGCGAATTCCTGAACGAAGCtgcaaattaatatcaatagtCGCTTGAGAATGCAtttccgtcgcgacgcgtcgtcgcGGTCGCGTCCAATCGGAGCGCGCAGCCGGGCTCCTCGAGGTGCTCGTTAGCGATGGAATTGCTCCGGCTCGCGGCGCGACTCGTTTTTCGCTTATTGCACCCCCATTCGATTCTTACGCGTCGCTTTGGAAAACAATGACCAAAGGAAACGCACTATTATTTTCGATTCTCTTGCTTTCATCGAGCACAAGTCGTCTCATTTTTCTGACAAAACAGTATACTGTCGGACCTATGTTTATTTCGGGCAGCGTACTCGTTACGAATGAAATTGCTCCGAAAAAGCTGCTCCGAGGAGAGATGATCGTCGGACGGGCGCGGTCTTTTTCAGGTAGCAAGGTGTCACGCGAGAAGAGTGTCGGGACGAGGTGGGCGCGCTCGTGGTTTTTGTAATTGATTTCAGGCACAGCGGGCAAGATCGGCGCGAGCAGCAGTTGTCGTGTGTGTTTTGCAAAGTGGCGCGTGATTGACTTAATTCCCTAATTGTATAGAGCTGGACCGGAAGCATCTGTAACGGTACGATGCCGTCGCGGCCGTGACGGGTAGAGAGGAGAGGCTCGACAAGCCGGCGTGGAGCCATTGAACCGCTGACAGTGaagggtgaaaaaaaaaacaaccaACCggtaattacataattatggGACCGCGCGATAAACAGAAAAAGGTGATCCGGTTTTGTAAGGCGCGCCGGCGAGCGGAGTTCCCTCTCCGTGGTTGTCAACGGAACGATTATAAGTGTGACGCGGTACAAGAACCGGGCAACTATTAACGAAGTTAATGCCGCGGCAGATGGAAGggaggagagatagagagagagagagtatgcttcaattaaattacacggTCTCGCGACCACTGAAAACATCATTATTAAATGCCGGTGAACCGCGCGAGCTCTACCCGCGGGAAACACGATCGACGCGACTGCCGATCATAtcgattcgttcgatcgatataatgaaaattccgTCTCGTTTGTCCGCGACGCCGGATATCGATGCTCGATTGTCAATGTCTCCCCGTGGTCTCCGATGTCGGCGTCGTTATCGACGTTTTATGCGCGATTGTTCGGCGTTCCGATATCGCTTCTGCTCGCCCCGTGGTATCGTATTCGTCCGATCGTATTCGCTAGAGAAGACCGACAAGACGAACACCGGCAAGACGAACACCGCCCGATCGTTTCCCTCCTTTACGGGGCTTGTCCTGTAATTCCGCACCGGTCTGCTGCCTCCTCGGCCGCTGCACCTGTGCGACGGGCTTTGGGGGCCTCCGCGCGACCGGCGCAAGGGACGAGGAAATAGATATTATGACTGTCAAAGGGGAGTGACGCCGAGAGTCCACCGACGGGGGGAAGAAGAAGTTTGTTTCAATGCCGGCCGTGGTTTCTTCTCTGGACGAGGGGGGGCCGCCCGTAATGGACGAGCACTATCTTTGATCGTGTCACGTTAGTTTCCTTAATTATACGGATGAAACACGTGTAGCGCGCTGGTGCACCGGAGCCGGTCTGTCAGCATCGTACGCCTCGCAGCAATCTCTCCCCGATCGGAGCCGTGAGAATCTTCTTGCCGAGAGGCCTTTTGTCACTTTCTAGAACCACCTCCTTTGTTGCCTTATGCCTTATGCAACATTAGCGACGAAGccagtcgtcgtcgtcggtcgtTCATCGATCGTTTCCGCTTCGGGAACGATTTTTCTGTTCCAACCACGCTCAATCATCGTATTCATCCCAGCCGAAGagcaattaataatacttgTCTCTGCGTAAGCCTCGTTATTGCTCCAcgcttttttttaaacgtgtCTCTACATTTTCGTATCGGgagttctattataatatatttgttttcctcgctaatttttatctaatctCCGGCAAATTATACGTAATATCAAGCGGGTCGATAAAAGTCGATCCGGGTTCTCCCGATGCCGCAATCTCTGAATAACAACGTTCGCGGATCGAAATAACAACCGAATATTGATAGCCGGCTTGAATCGCGTGCACCATCGTCGCGGAGAGTCGTATAATCCCCCAAACGGGAGTATCGCGATAAAACCCGATCGGATTGAGTCGAGCACCGAAATTGGAAATATCGCGATAAAACTACGATCACACCGTCCGCGTTATTTTCCCGGTCGAAGTTATTTTTGCCGGTCATTTGCGCAAACAGCCGTAAATCAAGCGCGCGCGGTTGGATGTCCCCGGCATCGAAGAAAGGAACAGATGGAAAATGACAttcggagaaagagagagagacgttcGGCGAGACGGGGACTCTATAAACACCGTGTATAAGCGCCGGTTCAATGCATGCAAATGAGTATTAAAACGTTTTCTATGTACCCCCGGCCTATGTGCTCGTCGCCTATTTACCCACGCGGCAAAAccgcgcgcgagaaagagaaagagggaaaaggaGAGAGTTCTCTTCTAACAATAGACGCATTATGTTACCGGCCGTATTATGCATACCGCGCGCCGGTGGTATCGTGACGGCCGGCTGTCGATGTACGTTCGTCgtatacgcgcgcgcgaaccacACACGGTTGTCCCGCGTGATTCGCGTCGCGTACACCGTGGATCGACTTTGTCGGACGCGGCGAAAAAGTCACGGTCGACCGTGCGGTAGAAAACGAAAGCTGCGGCGGCAGCCCGGACCACCCTGGATACGAGTCTGGACGTCAAACTTGGGAGAAGTAGCCACTTCTATGCCGGATTTATCACCGTGGTTCCCCTTTCCTGTCCAGAGTGCTCCGAGTGGGCGTGACTTTACAGCTCTCGATTTTAAGGCTAGACCAGTCTCTTCCACGGAGGAGTCTACAGGATCCGCACGGTTGGACATTTCGCGGAACCTTGAAAAGAGATCGCCGGGCAGATGCATTAGCGTTTTAGACGTTCGACAGGCGAAACGAGCATTCCCTCGGGTAGGAGGGTGTAAAAAATGATCGCGGCTGACAGCGGACGTCTTGATCGTCTCGATGCGGGAACGAAGAAATAAAGCTGGTGGAAGGGTCCGGACCGGACGATGATCCGTTCCTATTTGAATTCGCTGGGCCCGGAGGGCACGCGGTTCTAGTCCCAGTTACGGGATGTTCGCGCGACGTTGCGTGTCCGTAACGTGTGTCCGTAGGCCGATGAAAAATCGCGTGCCGGATTCCCGAGGATGGACAAAGAGGAATTTTGTTCCAAGGCGAGCGACTACGCTATCGAAAACACGCTTTCCTGGAGACGTCATGCGATGCCACCGCGGGGCCCCCGCGGCGGCTGGGCTCTGGCCAATGCCGGTAACTCCGGCATTGGGTGCATTATATTACACCCTGCATTATGCAGACCGCGCCGCGCACGTAAGAATGCCTTCGGCGAACGGGGCATGAATATCAAGCGTTTCGTTATTGCCCGGCTGTGTGGGCACACCCTAAAATCCACGACGATGGACGACGGACGCGGACCGAAGAAAACGAAaggacgcgacgacgacgacgacgacgacgacgactaccACGACGGGCGTGTTTCTCTTTCACGCGATACTTTCGGCCTCCGCCGTAAATGGATTGCATAATTTACTGCGCGGGGACGCGTCTTCTTACTGCCGCGCGAATCCTCGGCCCGGCTTTATCGGCC includes the following:
- the LOC144468745 gene encoding sodium-independent sulfate anion transporter; protein product: MMASDSIFRKWQSKDDKLNKLSKFVRKRIPIVRWLPTYNSDKFLNDAIAGITVGLTVMPQGLAYATLAGLEPQYGLYSAFVGAMVYIIFGSCKDITIGPTALMALMTHEYVQGKNADFAILLAFLCGCLQILMAFLRLGVLIDFISIPVTVGFTSATSVIIVTSQLKGLLGLKISSQGFLDTVAKVFKNIHETNLWDTAMSISCIIILLVFRKMKDVKFGYDNQKPNDYQRILTKMIWLISTARNAIVVIVCSAIAYKLNSEETGSPFILTGTVRSGLPHIKWPPFSTQIGNRTLSFPEMCSELGASIALVPIIGVLGNVAIAKAFANGNKVDATQELIALGICNVLGSCTSSMPVTGSFSRSAVNHASSVQTPMGGLHTGILILLALSFLTPYFYYIPKASLSAVIICAVIYMIEYQVVMLIWKTSKKDLIPMFVTFLFCLLIGVEYGILMGVGTNLIFLLYPSARPTIHVDKCTTISGADYLLVTPGNSLYFPAVDFIKKSVGNAGIKQGSCQVPVVVDCRYMLGADFTAAEGIAKLINEFNNRKQGLYFYNPRTDVVAVLKGICGDEFQYISTQEELSYLLSSHQEKTSQQLVEIIRDKSNESPTLGSLEVTHRNGRSCYELSEVTTTLLHATAS
- the Mwh gene encoding multiple wing hairs isoform X1; translation: MGNARSQPCRRGKQLYLFYLIHRTWSIVAEHRKDNDRSYDTDPETELSSRCSGCNGCDYRQDSLTFDSESDMAPNADEELLVVKPWGLQPEKERLRPPTYNAEDYAIALRRWGRRPLGSVQDSHGTLPSTTSSSSGYASGSGEMTLRQFTSVSELLNKLRTDLRLAFPSFVQEFASPPADGITLLLETLRGVQLAQSSPPSSGHTGPRVGTRRAALDELGCVECLAACAERCTDAPRLLVQAQPGLLALAVCLTSSLNRSRVLALQLLTKVCQAPGGHAAVSEAVSTLRLKYGEGGRFRFLAGALLAPRAAIALRVAGVSFLNAFLKSAPRTQTRLYIQAEACEAGLEPQVLQEWLKELDGREEDALNELLHKEVQKWTHNCVDVDTLQRRVVRAEETCRILSKKVSALQAELQQLQVEKLNSYNREDREKVTVLGTKQSPKVSSNAEDEGISSSERSSSPENGKHQMRSHQKHSTSPDNDQETTIDDVIEELRIIVKDAEQEFGDKNREEKERISQATSKDQAFRSSESFLLDRVLKRDQQSDVKISKSNPGSVVSQSMTKGEQVTYFGNDRDYSTDSGSNRRLHADARRISKSSVDGSVKIVIKGPDIEDAIVPTILHPQPPRRSPPCLSTIMAVRHCDFPDHEETYNSHDEEIEEETLGDGSDSLLSASRLKYNGKNQTYEEQIRNTNSNHFPKQSRNIDDEHDGKLKKSYDDLRHFDEGEKDKKTIRNYESSCRAKNESKSRQDGFVQRHNSKYRSEVEKRKLLRRSTSHDYLESSASSPRSRRSGRSRVESHIRKFESLNSFDEHRSLQSYGRPGSSENLSKQEHQFFEDSSRNRMRRSESFHHVSHVAKKEQCSSRGGSDSGLFYVTDFNLEPLLTRKPTSIEAPKSPNLLTKSLDRIDEGLDSMVDIVITEEKSQWRSGKHQKTKKSREERQVIRSKSNKFEDTRNCYDVDGKNRKEESRNKHLKNDEFYNVSVNNKQLRSDELYEEQRNREWNCQNELNSAKRNDLDFDSAPMIMGKNGPKNNSYSQHENIGNRFTSRPNDSGIFAGRTYDTFGLGKNRFNAGKYSGNQQIKDSPVGRRNTTSSATGNRGKVTDVVSGLY
- the Mwh gene encoding multiple wing hairs isoform X2, which gives rise to MAPNADEELLVVKPWGLQPEKERLRPPTYNAEDYAIALRRWGRRPLGSVQDSHGTLPSTTSSSSGYASGSGEMTLRQFTSVSELLNKLRTDLRLAFPSFVQEFASPPADGITLLLETLRGVQLAQSSPPSSGHTGPRVGTRRAALDELGCVECLAACAERCTDAPRLLVQAQPGLLALAVCLTSSLNRSRVLALQLLTKVCQAPGGHAAVSEAVSTLRLKYGEGGRFRFLAGALLAPRAAIALRVAGVSFLNAFLKSAPRTQTRLYIQAEACEAGLEPQVLQEWLKELDGREEDALNELLHKEVQKWTHNCVDVDTLQRRVVRAEETCRILSKKVSALQAELQQLQVEKLNSYNREDREKVTVLGTKQSPKVSSNAEDEGISSSERSSSPENGKHQMRSHQKHSTSPDNDQETTIDDVIEELRIIVKDAEQEFGDKNREEKERISQATSKDQAFRSSESFLLDRVLKRDQQSDVKISKSNPGSVVSQSMTKGEQVTYFGNDRDYSTDSGSNRRLHADARRISKSSVDGSVKIVIKGPDIEDAIVPTILHPQPPRRSPPCLSTIMAVRHCDFPDHEETYNSHDEEIEEETLGDGSDSLLSASRLKYNGKNQTYEEQIRNTNSNHFPKQSRNIDDEHDGKLKKSYDDLRHFDEGEKDKKTIRNYESSCRAKNESKSRQDGFVQRHNSKYRSEVEKRKLLRRSTSHDYLESSASSPRSRRSGRSRVESHIRKFESLNSFDEHRSLQSYGRPGSSENLSKQEHQFFEDSSRNRMRRSESFHHVSHVAKKEQCSSRGGSDSGLFYVTDFNLEPLLTRKPTSIEAPKSPNLLTKSLDRIDEGLDSMVDIVITEEKSQWRSGKHQKTKKSREERQVIRSKSNKFEDTRNCYDVDGKNRKEESRNKHLKNDEFYNVSVNNKQLRSDELYEEQRNREWNCQNELNSAKRNDLDFDSAPMIMGKNGPKNNSYSQHENIGNRFTSRPNDSGIFAGRTYDTFGLGKNRFNAGKYSGNQQIKDSPVGRRNTTSSATGNRGKVTDVVSGLY